The Elaeis guineensis isolate ETL-2024a chromosome 14, EG11, whole genome shotgun sequence genome has a segment encoding these proteins:
- the LOC105057176 gene encoding wound-induced protein 1-like, with the protein MMRLLTGASPEESFQFVLRSIEAFGSTVLVEGTDRTRSLYWVHAWTVSPDGIITQVREYFNTSVTVTRVGAAAAGDSSSSNVPKLHCLPVWQSKLPDQARRSLPGLVLAI; encoded by the coding sequence ATGATGCGCCTCCTCACCGGCGCCTCTCCAGAGGAATCCTTCCAGTTCGTCCTTCGCTCCATCGAGGCCTTCGGCTCCACTGTCCTCGTCGAGGGCACCGACCGAACCCGCTCTCTCTATTGGGTCCACGCCTGGACCGTCTCCCCGGATGGGATAATCACCCAGGTCAGGGAGTACTTCAACACCTCCGTCACCGTTACCCGCGTCGGCGCAGCCGCCGCCGGCGACTCTAGTTCTTCCAACGTCCCCAAGCTTCACTGCCTGCCCGTCTGGCAGAGCAAGCTCCCCGACCAGGCCCGGAGGTCCCTCCCCGGCCTCGTCCTCGCCATCTAA